In Arvicanthis niloticus isolate mArvNil1 chromosome 10, mArvNil1.pat.X, whole genome shotgun sequence, a single genomic region encodes these proteins:
- the Serpinc1 gene encoding antithrombin-III — MHSAGIGRVAAGERKVCLLSLLLIGALGCAVCHGNPVDDICIAKPRDIPMNPMCIYRSPAKKAAEEDGLEQKVPEATNRRVWELSKANSRFATNFYQHLADSKNDNDNLFLSPLSISTAFAMTKLGACNDTLKQLMEVFKFDTISEKTSDQIHFFFAKLNCRLYRKANKSSDLVSANRLFGDKSLTFNESYQDVSEVVYGAKLQPLDFKENPEQSRVTINSWVANKTEGRIKDVIPQGAITELTALVLVNTIYFKGLWKSKFSPENTRKELFYKVDGHSCPVPMMYQEGKFKYRRVAEGTQVLELPFKGDDITMVLILPKPEKSLAKVEQELTPELLQEWLDELSEMMLVVHVPRFRIEDSFSLKEQLQDMGLIDLFSPEKSQLPGIVAGGRNDLYVSDAFHKAFLEVNEEGSEAAASTSVVITGRSLNPNRVTFKANRPFLVLIREVALNTIIFMGRVANPCMN; from the exons ATGCATTCCGCTGGGATAGGAAGAGTGGCAGCTGGTGAGAG GAAggtttgtctcctctctctgctacTCATTGGTGCCTTGGGCTGTGCTGTCTGCCATGGAAACCCTGTGGACGACATCTGCATAGCGAAGCCCCGAGACATCCCCATGAATCCCATGTGCATTTATCGCTCCCCTGCGAAGAAGGCCGCTGAGGAGGATGGCCTAGAGCAGAAGGTTCCGGAAGCCACCAACAGGCGGGTCTGGGAACTGTCCAAGGCCAATTCTCGATTTGCTACTAACTTCTATCAGCACCTGGCAGACTCCAAGAATGACAACGACAaccttttcctgtcacctttgaGCATCTCCACGGCTTTTGCTATGACCAAGCTGGGTGCCTGTAATGACACTCTCAAGCAGCTGATGGAG GTTTTTAAATTTGATACCATCTCCGAGAAGACATCCGACCAGAtccatttcttctttgccaaacTGAACTGCCGACTCTATCGAAAAGCCAACAAGTCTTCTGACTTGGTATCAGCCAACCGCCTTTTTGGAGACAAATCCCTCACCTTCAACGAGAGCTATCAAGACGTGAGTGAGGTGGTCTATGGAGCCAAGCTCCAGCCCCTGGACTTCAAG GAGAATCCGGAGCAATCCAGAGTGACCATCAACAGCTGGGTAGCTAATAAGACCGAAGGCCGCATCAAAGACGTCATCCCCCAAGGTGCCATTACCGAGCTCACTGCCCTGGTGCTGGTCAACACCATTTACTTCAAG GGCCTGTGGAAGTCAAAGTTCAGCCCTGAGAACACAAGAAAGGAATTGTTTTACAAAGTTGATGGGCACTCATGCCCAGTGCCTATGATGTACCAGGAAGGCAAATTTAAATACCGGCGTGTGGCAGAGGGGACCCAGGTGCTGGAGCTACCCTTCAAGGGGGATGACATCACCATGGTACTCATCCTACCCAAGCCTGAGAAGAGCCTGGCCAAGGTGGAGCAGGAACTCACCCCAGAGCTGCTGCAGGAGTGGCTGGATGAACTGTCAGAGATGATGCTTGTGGTCCACGTGCCACGCTTCCGCATCGAAGACAGCTTCAGTCTAAAGGAGCAGCTGCAAGACATGGGCCTCATTGATCTGTTCAGCCCTGAGAAGTCCCAACTCCCAG GGATCGTTGCTGGAGGCAGGAATGACCTCTATGTCTCCGACGCATTCCACAAAGCATTTCTTGAG GTAAATGAGGAAGGCAGTGAAGCAGCAGCAAGTACTTCTGTCGTGATTACTGGCCGGTCACTGAATCCCAATAGGGTGACCTTCAAGGCCAACAGGCCCTTCCTCGTTCTTATAAGGGAAGTTGCACTGAACACTATTATATTCATGGGGAGAGTGGCTAATCCTTGTATGAACTAA